In Sutterella faecalis, a genomic segment contains:
- a CDS encoding DNA alkylation repair protein, whose amino-acid sequence MTLLDELHLDLIHAADFRIYDTKGVMLPGVPYRIGVPMAAVRAAAARIIRSGRSREFLDEALSPGRVRAHEVLKTTGLVIALDKSFSLSERLRYARQYQPFITNWALCDLFAGSMKCFRAAPEDAFGYIRELIAADDPWRIRTGLVFLLSHCLDEAALPRALELSLDRNVLLHAEDAYYVSMGLAWALSIFYVTDAHLTREAFLEKVSSGDMDPATARRTAQKIRESLRVPRAEAREFKENTDSAIRRSVKR is encoded by the coding sequence ATGACGCTCCTTGACGAGCTCCATCTTGACCTCATTCATGCGGCGGACTTCCGGATCTACGACACCAAAGGCGTCATGCTCCCAGGCGTGCCGTACCGCATCGGCGTTCCGATGGCCGCGGTCAGAGCAGCCGCAGCGCGAATCATCCGCAGCGGCCGCTCGAGAGAATTCCTCGATGAAGCGCTGTCGCCGGGAAGGGTCCGCGCGCATGAGGTGCTGAAGACAACAGGCCTCGTGATTGCGCTCGACAAAAGCTTTTCCCTCTCGGAAAGGCTTCGGTATGCGCGGCAGTATCAGCCTTTCATTACAAACTGGGCCTTGTGCGACCTTTTTGCCGGCTCGATGAAGTGCTTCAGAGCCGCGCCCGAGGATGCTTTCGGGTACATCCGGGAGCTTATTGCGGCGGACGATCCCTGGCGGATCCGCACGGGTCTAGTGTTCCTGCTCTCCCATTGCCTCGACGAAGCGGCGCTTCCGCGTGCGCTCGAGCTTTCGCTCGACCGCAACGTGCTCCTTCACGCTGAAGACGCCTACTACGTATCCATGGGACTCGCCTGGGCGCTTTCCATCTTCTATGTGACAGACGCTCACCTCACGCGGGAGGCTTTCCTCGAAAAGGTGAGTTCAGGCGACATGGATCCGGCAACGGCGCGAAGGACGGCGCAGAAAATTCGCGAGTCCCTGCGCGTTCCCCGCGCAGAAGCGCGCGAATTCAAGGAAAATACGGATTCGGCGATCCGCCGGAGCGTCAAGCGTTAA
- a CDS encoding nucleoside recognition domain-containing protein: MPSQAADPAQIQKKKPGIVAYIAFALAVAFFSGLLITNKWWGIFDYTVLLGDFGSVVAKVTDKGGEISTVMSNFRGKGGSGAIDGFMFALALVPTIMLATAMIAVFEYYGALNAAERLLNPVLRPVLGLPGCCSLSIIASLQSTDAGAVLTRTLKESGDITERETLIFAAFQMTAGAAIGNFLSSGVVFFSLRGADGSLVVPTTIGTCLGIILLGKVLSANLTRLVFIREDKKAQS, from the coding sequence ATGCCCTCCCAGGCAGCTGATCCTGCCCAGATTCAGAAAAAGAAGCCCGGCATCGTCGCCTACATCGCCTTCGCGCTTGCCGTCGCGTTCTTCTCAGGCCTGCTCATTACCAACAAGTGGTGGGGCATTTTCGACTACACCGTGCTCCTCGGCGACTTCGGTTCCGTCGTCGCTAAAGTGACCGACAAGGGCGGAGAAATCTCGACCGTCATGTCGAACTTCCGCGGCAAGGGCGGCTCGGGCGCCATCGACGGCTTCATGTTTGCGCTCGCGCTCGTCCCCACCATCATGCTCGCCACGGCCATGATTGCGGTCTTCGAATACTACGGCGCCCTCAATGCCGCAGAACGGCTTCTGAACCCGGTTCTGCGTCCCGTCCTAGGACTCCCGGGGTGCTGCTCGCTCTCGATCATCGCCTCCCTCCAGTCGACCGACGCCGGCGCGGTGCTTACCCGCACGCTTAAGGAATCGGGCGACATCACCGAACGCGAAACGCTCATCTTTGCGGCCTTCCAGATGACCGCGGGCGCCGCCATCGGCAACTTCCTCTCGAGCGGCGTGGTCTTCTTCTCGCTTCGCGGCGCCGACGGCTCCCTCGTTGTTCCGACGACGATCGGCACCTGCCTCGGCATCATTCTCCTCGGCAAGGTTCTCTCCGCCAATCTCACGCGACTCGTCTTCATCCGTGAGGACAAGAAAGCTCAGTCCTGA
- a CDS encoding DMT family transporter, which translates to MRNLPYHLLALFVVICWGLAFVSTKVLYAYGMGPWAVVALRAVLAYGLLIFIAPKNLYAGSFRNEVTVALLGFASVPLSYGLQNQALVTGQASTVAVLVAMGPVLTGLLAMAALRTWKMHWMTMLGLVASVTGALLLYFDAVVMQELSQRGFILGIAAAAAYALYALLLRALGDLPPLFVLRKATGYGVIGAIPFFLSEGPTEVILLADPVVIANFLFLALVVSAIGWVLWQTAERRVGATAARIYTFIWPLAAVLGGIFILDEAWSYIGFMGAGMILCGVISAQTGLARVALEMAKRY; encoded by the coding sequence ATGCGCAATCTCCCCTACCACCTTCTCGCGCTTTTCGTCGTGATCTGCTGGGGTCTCGCCTTCGTAAGCACCAAGGTGCTCTACGCCTACGGCATGGGCCCCTGGGCCGTTGTCGCACTCCGTGCCGTGCTCGCCTACGGGCTTCTCATCTTCATCGCGCCCAAAAATCTTTACGCCGGAAGCTTCAGAAACGAAGTCACCGTTGCGCTCCTCGGGTTCGCGAGCGTGCCGCTCTCCTACGGGCTCCAGAATCAGGCGCTCGTGACGGGTCAGGCTTCCACCGTCGCCGTTCTCGTCGCCATGGGACCGGTCCTCACGGGCCTCCTCGCAATGGCGGCGCTCCGCACCTGGAAGATGCACTGGATGACGATGCTCGGTCTCGTTGCATCCGTCACGGGGGCGCTTCTCCTCTACTTCGACGCCGTCGTCATGCAGGAGCTGTCACAGAGAGGCTTCATCCTCGGCATTGCCGCTGCGGCAGCCTATGCGCTCTATGCTCTGCTTCTTCGCGCGCTCGGCGACCTGCCGCCCCTCTTCGTACTGAGGAAAGCCACGGGCTACGGCGTCATCGGCGCCATTCCCTTCTTTCTTTCTGAAGGGCCCACGGAAGTCATCCTTCTCGCGGATCCTGTGGTCATCGCAAACTTCCTCTTCCTCGCGCTCGTTGTTTCAGCGATCGGCTGGGTGCTCTGGCAGACCGCTGAGCGTCGCGTCGGCGCGACGGCGGCCCGCATCTACACCTTCATCTGGCCGCTCGCGGCTGTCCTCGGCGGCATCTTCATCCTGGATGAAGCCTGGAGCTACATCGGCTTCATGGGGGCCGGGATGATCCTCTGCGGCGTCATCAGTGCGCAGACGGGACTTGCCCGGGTTGCCCTCGAAATGGCAAAACGCTACTAA
- a CDS encoding NAD(P)-dependent oxidoreductase → MLKIAVIGANGKSGRLIVAEALRRGYDVTAVVRSENQSEARNVLVKDVMALTKEDLSPFDVVVDALGFWTAETIPLHITTAEHLCDLLSGTGKRFYVVGGAGSLWLDPQHTRQVVDEPSFPKEYFPLADAQRRQVAAVKARSDVLWTYVSPAAAFLPDAPATGKYVLGSDDFSVNANGESMVSYADYALAMVDLIANGGHAHEQVSVRS, encoded by the coding sequence ATGCTCAAGATTGCAGTGATTGGCGCGAACGGCAAGTCCGGCCGCCTGATTGTCGCGGAAGCGCTTCGCCGCGGATACGATGTGACGGCGGTGGTTCGCAGTGAAAATCAATCCGAAGCCAGAAACGTTCTTGTGAAGGACGTCATGGCGCTCACGAAGGAAGATCTCAGCCCCTTTGACGTCGTCGTCGACGCGCTCGGATTCTGGACGGCGGAAACGATTCCGCTTCACATCACAACCGCAGAGCATCTCTGCGATCTGCTTTCCGGCACCGGGAAGCGCTTCTATGTTGTGGGCGGCGCCGGCAGCCTCTGGCTCGATCCTCAGCACACCCGCCAGGTCGTGGATGAACCGTCCTTCCCGAAGGAATATTTCCCGCTTGCCGACGCCCAGCGCCGTCAGGTTGCAGCGGTGAAGGCACGTTCCGATGTGTTGTGGACCTATGTGAGCCCGGCTGCCGCCTTCCTGCCGGATGCGCCCGCAACGGGGAAATACGTGCTCGGAAGCGACGACTTCTCCGTCAACGCCAATGGCGAGAGCATGGTGAGCTATGCCGACTATGCGCTTGCGATGGTGGATCTGATCGCCAATGGCGGTCATGCGCACGAGCAGGTCTCGGTCCGCTCCTGA
- a CDS encoding helix-turn-helix domain-containing protein, whose product MRPSIAVEDAVLTLGANIRNARLRRRLPQSVVAERAGVSLNTLSKVENGDCGVSIGNIASILNAVGLLPLLSSLASSENDDAGLLMEEKNLPRRIRQKKKPSLSS is encoded by the coding sequence ATGAGACCATCCATCGCTGTCGAGGACGCTGTACTGACACTCGGCGCCAATATACGAAATGCCCGCCTCCGCCGCCGGCTCCCACAGTCTGTTGTTGCAGAACGTGCCGGCGTTTCACTCAATACCCTGTCCAAAGTGGAGAATGGCGACTGCGGAGTATCGATCGGCAATATTGCTTCCATATTGAACGCTGTCGGCCTTCTCCCCCTCCTCTCTTCTCTTGCATCCTCTGAGAATGATGATGCGGGACTTCTCATGGAAGAAAAAAATCTTCCCCGGAGAATCCGCCAGAAGAAGAAGCCTTCCCTATCTTCCTGA
- a CDS encoding HipA domain-containing protein — MNSTSSFRQPLLPRFRYSTEWIESGFALGADLPLESGVKMPARGKQLFGFLADRALSPQSGSIFQSARNAGSKIMDGSEAFRNAGEMEMLSLLLPHRDAHAGGAEFYTDGVQAGSASRIPNESSSLESILYALHAEERGRANLKALIDLSSATALPGRHTAQVVVSGNEEKALTLRRYSDLIDAPLWREVFMQLARDCGIACVDTRLADTMGARALFADRADRNDGLKRFTLSARTLSPERSVSYLGIADILNREGAVPRLDLPQVWRRMVFSLLTGAEDRGEKWLFYRTDLGWRLAKTHGFSPASGAARRLTVDGRRPLASLDDAVRLAPYFAMTLADAKASAQEMRRVLSFWEDRALELGADASEAEMLSPGFEAY; from the coding sequence ATGAATTCGACTTCTTCATTCCGTCAGCCGCTTCTCCCCAGATTCCGTTATTCGACCGAATGGATTGAATCCGGCTTCGCGTTGGGTGCTGACCTCCCTCTTGAAAGCGGCGTAAAAATGCCCGCCCGGGGAAAGCAGCTTTTCGGATTTCTCGCTGATCGCGCGCTTTCGCCGCAATCCGGATCCATCTTTCAATCCGCGAGGAATGCCGGATCGAAAATAATGGATGGGTCAGAAGCGTTTCGCAATGCAGGAGAAATGGAAATGCTGTCGCTCCTTCTGCCGCATCGGGATGCGCATGCAGGAGGAGCCGAATTCTATACGGACGGCGTTCAGGCGGGGAGCGCCTCTCGAATTCCCAATGAATCCTCGAGTCTCGAAAGCATTCTCTATGCGCTTCATGCAGAAGAACGCGGCCGGGCCAATCTGAAGGCACTGATTGATCTCTCTTCCGCCACTGCCCTTCCCGGCCGTCATACGGCGCAGGTTGTCGTCTCCGGGAATGAAGAAAAGGCGCTGACCCTCAGGCGCTATTCCGATCTGATTGATGCACCCCTCTGGCGCGAAGTCTTCATGCAGCTCGCACGGGACTGCGGCATTGCCTGCGTGGATACCCGGCTCGCCGACACCATGGGCGCCCGCGCCCTCTTTGCCGACCGCGCCGACAGGAATGATGGCCTGAAGCGCTTCACGCTCTCCGCGCGCACGCTGTCGCCCGAAAGATCCGTTTCCTATCTGGGGATCGCCGACATTCTCAATCGCGAGGGTGCGGTGCCCAGGCTTGATCTGCCGCAGGTATGGCGCCGCATGGTCTTTTCGCTTCTGACGGGCGCGGAGGACAGAGGCGAAAAATGGCTCTTCTACCGTACAGATTTAGGCTGGCGGCTTGCGAAAACGCATGGATTTTCGCCTGCCTCGGGCGCGGCGCGCAGGCTGACCGTTGACGGGCGGCGGCCGCTCGCGTCGCTCGATGATGCCGTCCGCCTTGCCCCCTACTTTGCCATGACGCTTGCTGATGCGAAGGCGAGCGCCCAGGAGATGCGCCGCGTGCTCTCCTTCTGGGAGGATCGTGCGCTCGAGCTCGGCGCTGATGCCTCCGAAGCCGAAATGCTCTCGCCGGGCTTTGAAGCCTATTGA
- a CDS encoding GNAT family N-acetyltransferase encodes MLSIRAASPADVDIVTEIEAKCFPPAERASRERFVERLGAFSDCFLILMKDDRPVGLIDGMVTDNRTICDEMFADAKMHNPDGHWQSIFGLAVIPEEQHQGYASALMRAFIEKARQEGRDGVILTCKKHLIDFYSGFGFVNCGISKSVHGGAVWYDMELDFRAAKVAK; translated from the coding sequence ATGCTTTCCATTCGTGCGGCTTCGCCGGCCGATGTCGACATTGTTACTGAGATCGAAGCAAAGTGCTTTCCGCCTGCGGAAAGGGCGAGCAGAGAGCGCTTTGTCGAGCGTCTCGGCGCTTTTTCCGACTGCTTTCTCATCCTGATGAAGGATGACCGTCCCGTCGGACTCATTGACGGCATGGTGACGGACAACCGCACAATCTGCGACGAGATGTTTGCCGACGCGAAGATGCACAACCCTGACGGCCACTGGCAGTCCATTTTCGGTCTTGCCGTGATTCCTGAGGAGCAGCATCAGGGCTACGCTTCCGCATTGATGCGCGCTTTTATTGAAAAGGCGCGTCAGGAAGGACGCGACGGCGTGATCCTCACCTGCAAGAAGCATCTCATTGATTTCTATTCGGGCTTCGGATTCGTCAACTGCGGCATTTCGAAGTCCGTCCATGGCGGCGCTGTCTGGTACGACATGGAGCTTGACTTTCGCGCGGCCAAGGTTGCGAAATAA
- a CDS encoding efflux RND transporter periplasmic adaptor subunit, producing MKALRIVFVLLLIALLAGAACWFRTHEESAPLTRAWGNVDTRQISLAFEASGRILELLPEEGAPVKAGEMIGKLDTEALRIERDRAQAELERALAQASLSREGYRAEDIEAQRAQTLALQSRFELARRTYVRQKELARANVSSQQNLDDAELSLEASRRELKASEAQLHALEAGLRPQEVAAAEAASRSARAAVASLDYQIEKASVLIAPADGIIRTRLAEPGDMASPARTIYQLSIVSPKWIRTYVTENQLGLVKEGAEAVISTDTIGEVKARVAWISSTAEFTPKTVQTAELRTALVYEVRLEADDPENRLRLGQPVTVDFIPGN from the coding sequence ATGAAAGCACTGCGCATCGTTTTTGTCCTTCTTCTCATTGCGCTCCTTGCGGGGGCCGCCTGTTGGTTCAGAACCCATGAGGAGAGCGCGCCCCTCACCCGCGCTTGGGGGAATGTGGACACGAGGCAGATTTCGCTCGCCTTTGAGGCGTCCGGACGCATTCTGGAACTTCTCCCCGAAGAGGGAGCGCCTGTGAAGGCGGGAGAGATGATCGGGAAGCTCGATACGGAAGCCCTCAGGATCGAGCGGGACCGGGCTCAGGCAGAACTCGAGCGCGCCTTGGCCCAGGCCTCTCTTTCGCGCGAAGGCTATCGCGCCGAGGATATCGAGGCGCAGCGCGCGCAGACGCTCGCGCTCCAGTCCCGATTCGAGCTCGCCCGCCGCACCTATGTCCGCCAGAAGGAACTCGCCCGGGCGAACGTTTCGAGCCAGCAGAACCTTGACGATGCGGAGCTCTCGCTTGAAGCCTCCCGGCGCGAACTCAAAGCTTCCGAAGCGCAGCTTCATGCGCTCGAAGCCGGGCTTCGGCCTCAGGAAGTCGCCGCTGCGGAAGCGGCGTCAAGATCTGCACGCGCCGCCGTCGCCTCGCTCGACTATCAGATCGAGAAGGCCTCGGTTCTCATTGCGCCCGCCGACGGCATTATCCGCACGCGGCTTGCAGAACCCGGGGACATGGCCTCTCCCGCGAGAACGATCTATCAGCTTTCCATCGTTTCGCCAAAATGGATCCGCACCTACGTGACGGAAAATCAGCTCGGGCTCGTGAAGGAAGGCGCCGAAGCCGTCATCTCTACCGACACGATCGGAGAAGTCAAGGCGCGCGTCGCCTGGATTTCCAGCACGGCGGAATTTACGCCCAAAACCGTGCAGACAGCGGAACTGCGCACCGCGCTCGTTTACGAAGTGCGCCTTGAGGCGGACGACCCGGAAAACCGCCTTCGCCTCGGCCAGCCCGTCACCGTCGACTTCATTCCCGGGAATTGA
- a CDS encoding ATP-binding cassette domain-containing protein codes for MPDAHCFPVEVKNLRKTFRGPDGKPFAAIDNLSVLIPEPGAIVSLIGPDGAGKTTLLRLLAGILTPEDGEIRLFGRRPDTDDPDFVAMLGFMPQRFGLYEELSVWENFRIFGALRGIRGRALEARFRDLMTLSGLRGFESREAGKLSGGMKQKLGLSCSLLAEPKILLLDEPTVGVDPLSRRELWRILRDMRDRTGMTVLVSTAYLDEAEAADRTILISSGRLIAEGDPRELARETEGRTWLARAGDERRTLALARTLMREVRAANPRAPWLDAVPHGNAVNLLSPEDARSGASEESFRTLPEGTKLSSRTPALEDAYCALTFPRADRTDSLRILPPAYAVQEPEAVVARSISRRFGSFTAVEDTSFSVKKGEIFGLLGPNGAGKTTTFRMLCGLLPPSGGTISVAGSDLRTARSAARAKVGYVAQKFSLYAQLSARQNLEYFGACFGVAGQTLDNRIHELTTGSDLGERLQSITRELPLGAKRELALACALIHRPAILFLDEATSGADIAARRAFWRRIVGLAETGTTVIVTTHFLEEAEYCDRFLIQDAGRVLTLGTPSEVRHETGAASIEEAFISIVTQARRERANEETPS; via the coding sequence ATGCCTGATGCCCATTGCTTTCCCGTTGAAGTCAAAAACCTCAGAAAAACCTTCCGGGGTCCTGACGGGAAGCCTTTTGCCGCCATCGACAACCTGTCAGTCCTCATCCCGGAACCCGGCGCCATCGTGAGCCTCATCGGCCCGGACGGCGCAGGAAAAACCACGCTGCTGAGGCTCCTTGCCGGGATCCTGACGCCCGAGGATGGTGAAATCAGGCTCTTCGGCAGACGCCCCGATACGGATGATCCGGACTTCGTCGCAATGCTCGGCTTCATGCCGCAGCGCTTCGGCCTCTATGAAGAACTTTCCGTCTGGGAAAACTTCCGGATTTTCGGCGCCCTGAGAGGGATCCGCGGGCGAGCGCTCGAAGCGCGCTTTCGCGATCTTATGACGCTCTCCGGCTTGAGGGGGTTCGAATCCCGTGAGGCCGGAAAGCTCTCGGGCGGCATGAAGCAGAAGCTCGGGCTCTCGTGCTCGCTTCTGGCTGAACCCAAAATTCTGCTCCTCGACGAGCCGACCGTGGGCGTTGATCCGCTCTCGCGCCGGGAACTCTGGCGCATTCTTCGGGACATGCGCGACCGCACCGGGATGACGGTGCTGGTCTCCACGGCTTATCTTGATGAAGCAGAAGCCGCTGACCGCACGATTCTGATTTCATCGGGGCGCCTCATCGCCGAGGGCGATCCGCGGGAGCTTGCCCGGGAGACCGAGGGCCGCACCTGGCTCGCGCGCGCCGGGGACGAGCGCCGGACGCTCGCGCTCGCACGAACGCTCATGCGCGAAGTCCGGGCGGCAAACCCGAGGGCTCCCTGGCTCGATGCCGTACCGCACGGGAATGCCGTCAACCTTCTCTCCCCGGAAGACGCGCGCAGCGGCGCTTCTGAGGAAAGCTTCAGGACGCTCCCGGAGGGAACGAAGCTTTCGTCCCGGACGCCCGCGCTTGAAGACGCCTACTGCGCGCTCACCTTCCCCCGCGCCGACCGGACCGATTCACTCCGGATACTTCCTCCCGCCTATGCGGTTCAGGAACCGGAGGCGGTTGTTGCCAGAAGCATCTCCCGCCGCTTCGGGAGCTTTACGGCCGTTGAGGACACGAGCTTTTCCGTTAAAAAAGGCGAGATCTTCGGACTCCTCGGCCCCAACGGGGCCGGCAAGACCACAACATTCCGCATGCTCTGCGGGCTTCTGCCGCCATCGGGCGGAACGATTTCCGTGGCCGGCTCCGATCTGCGAACGGCAAGGAGCGCCGCACGCGCCAAGGTGGGCTACGTCGCGCAGAAATTTTCTCTCTACGCGCAGCTCTCCGCCCGGCAGAATCTGGAATATTTCGGCGCCTGCTTCGGCGTTGCCGGTCAGACGCTCGACAACCGGATCCATGAACTCACAACGGGAAGCGACCTCGGAGAGCGGCTTCAGTCGATCACGCGCGAACTCCCCTTAGGCGCCAAACGCGAGCTCGCGCTCGCCTGCGCCCTCATTCACCGCCCGGCCATCCTCTTTCTCGATGAAGCTACCTCCGGCGCCGACATCGCCGCACGCCGCGCCTTCTGGCGGCGAATCGTGGGTCTCGCCGAAACGGGAACCACCGTCATCGTGACCACGCATTTTCTTGAAGAGGCTGAATACTGCGACCGCTTCCTCATTCAGGATGCGGGCCGCGTGCTGACGCTCGGCACCCCTTCGGAAGTCCGGCATGAAACCGGGGCCGCGAGCATTGAGGAGGCCTTCATCTCCATCGTGACCCAGGCGCGCCGGGAACGCGCAAATGAGGAGACGCCGTCATGA
- a CDS encoding ABC transporter permease, producing MTGARFFSPVRFMTLLMKEFRQMICDPATIFLGTILPVILILLFGWGLSMDLTKVPAAIVEGESTPLARAVTQEFVGSRYFDITTLKSRTEAEALLSARRIEAIIDIPQGFEEDASRGEGAIGLTIHGVDASAATIIRTYAKAAIALLQEKIALRGDGAAMTGVSGGSARGGVMMLSRSWFNEANTSAWYLVPGLSIVVLTLSASFLGSIVIAREWERGTMETLSITPATSFEIVLSKFLANYALITVGSLLTFLTAVLIFDAPVRGSLLLLALTILFYTAWAISFGLFLSAFLKSQFVAIQLAVIGSYLPSLILSGYLFDLRSVPAFISAVGHLMPPTYAIESVKILYLSGGPEHIVLSNLAILAAWVVLFLALALAATKKRLD from the coding sequence ATGACGGGCGCGCGGTTCTTTTCTCCGGTCCGCTTCATGACGCTTCTCATGAAGGAATTCCGGCAGATGATCTGCGACCCGGCGACCATCTTCCTCGGCACCATCCTTCCCGTCATTCTGATTCTCCTCTTCGGCTGGGGCCTCTCGATGGACCTCACCAAAGTCCCCGCAGCGATCGTCGAAGGAGAATCCACGCCGCTTGCGCGCGCCGTCACCCAGGAATTCGTCGGGAGCCGCTACTTCGACATCACGACGCTCAAAAGCAGAACGGAAGCCGAGGCGCTTCTCTCAGCCCGCCGGATCGAGGCGATCATCGACATCCCGCAGGGCTTTGAGGAGGACGCATCCAGAGGCGAAGGCGCGATCGGCCTCACGATCCACGGGGTCGACGCCAGCGCCGCAACGATCATCCGCACCTACGCCAAAGCCGCGATCGCGCTCCTTCAGGAGAAGATTGCGCTCCGCGGGGACGGCGCCGCCATGACGGGCGTGAGCGGCGGAAGCGCCCGGGGCGGCGTCATGATGCTTTCACGCTCCTGGTTCAATGAAGCGAATACCTCCGCCTGGTACCTTGTTCCCGGGCTCTCCATCGTCGTTCTCACGCTTTCGGCGAGCTTTCTCGGAAGCATCGTCATCGCCCGCGAATGGGAGCGGGGAACGATGGAAACGCTCTCCATCACGCCCGCAACGTCCTTTGAGATTGTTCTCTCGAAGTTTCTCGCAAACTATGCGTTGATTACCGTCGGAAGCCTTCTCACCTTCCTCACGGCCGTTCTGATTTTCGACGCACCCGTGCGCGGAAGCCTTCTTCTCCTCGCGCTCACCATTCTCTTCTACACGGCCTGGGCCATCAGCTTCGGACTTTTTCTTTCGGCCTTCCTCAAGAGCCAGTTCGTCGCGATCCAGCTCGCCGTAATCGGGAGCTATCTCCCTTCCCTCATTCTCTCGGGGTATCTCTTTGATCTCAGAAGCGTCCCCGCCTTCATTTCGGCGGTCGGCCATCTGATGCCGCCCACCTATGCGATCGAGTCCGTGAAAATTCTCTATCTCTCGGGAGGCCCGGAGCACATCGTCCTCTCAAACCTCGCCATTCTCGCCGCATGGGTGGTGCTCTTTCTCGCGCTCGCACTCGCCGCGACGAAGAAGCGCCTCGATTAA
- a CDS encoding ABC transporter permease, whose amino-acid sequence MSNSSFLSFMAALRASLQRLRALARKELITLLRDPGMRRILVVPIIAQSILFGYGATFNLEEAPYVIYDASRSPASERVIRRIEANRIFVRAGVPQSYEAFEKAVNDGDALIGLYFPDDFARKLARGEPSEIFVAADARNTTTANVATGYVSAIIESIAREDGTAGPIEVRERYRYNENGITRYNIMTGLILGLAMIQVMLLAGLAISREREEGSFDMMLMTPLSPVEIFIGKAAAPILIGVFQSFLIFAVCRWWFGIPFAGSLPLLFFVVALFSTSIVGLALAISAWAKTLQQSVVLSFILLLPSLVLSGLMTPVAAMPGWMQTLTILNPVRYGILTIRMIYFENAGMSDILPYLWPLAVISAVTIPGAAWLFRNKVV is encoded by the coding sequence ATGTCGAATTCTTCCTTCCTTTCCTTCATGGCCGCTCTCCGGGCCTCACTCCAGAGGCTTCGCGCACTCGCCCGCAAGGAGCTCATCACGCTTCTGCGCGACCCCGGCATGCGCCGGATTCTCGTCGTTCCCATCATCGCGCAGTCGATTCTCTTCGGCTACGGCGCGACCTTCAATCTCGAGGAAGCCCCCTACGTCATTTACGACGCCTCGCGAAGCCCCGCGAGCGAACGCGTGATCCGGAGAATTGAAGCAAACCGCATCTTCGTGCGCGCGGGCGTTCCTCAATCCTACGAAGCCTTCGAGAAGGCCGTGAACGACGGCGACGCGCTGATCGGCCTCTATTTCCCGGACGACTTCGCAAGGAAGCTTGCCCGGGGCGAGCCCTCGGAAATCTTCGTGGCTGCCGACGCGCGAAACACCACCACCGCCAACGTGGCGACCGGCTACGTCTCGGCCATCATCGAGTCCATCGCCCGCGAGGACGGCACGGCCGGTCCCATCGAGGTGCGCGAGCGCTACCGCTACAACGAAAACGGCATCACCCGCTACAACATCATGACGGGCCTTATTCTCGGTCTCGCCATGATTCAGGTCATGCTCCTCGCGGGCCTCGCGATTTCCCGCGAGCGCGAGGAAGGGTCCTTCGACATGATGCTGATGACGCCGCTCTCGCCCGTGGAAATCTTTATCGGGAAAGCCGCCGCTCCCATCCTCATCGGCGTTTTCCAGAGTTTTCTCATTTTCGCCGTCTGCCGCTGGTGGTTCGGCATCCCCTTTGCCGGGTCGCTCCCGCTTCTCTTCTTCGTGGTGGCGCTTTTTTCAACGAGCATCGTGGGCCTCGCGCTCGCCATCTCCGCCTGGGCGAAGACGCTCCAGCAGTCGGTGGTGCTCTCCTTTATTCTGCTTCTCCCCTCGCTCGTCCTCTCGGGCCTCATGACGCCGGTGGCCGCCATGCCCGGATGGATGCAGACCCTCACCATTCTCAACCCCGTCCGCTACGGCATCCTCACCATCCGCATGATCTATTTTGAGAATGCCGGGATGAGCGACATCCTGCCCTACCTCTGGCCCCTTGCCGTGATTTCGGCCGTAACCATCCCGGGCGCCGCCTGGCTTTTCCGAAACAAAGTCGTGTGA